One genomic window of Trachemys scripta elegans isolate TJP31775 chromosome 15, CAS_Tse_1.0, whole genome shotgun sequence includes the following:
- the DERL3 gene encoding derlin-3 isoform X2: MIFLYRYCRMLEEGSFRGRTADFVFMFLFGGFLMTLFGLFASLFFLGQAFTIMLVYVWSRRNPYIRMNFFGLLNFQAPFLPWVLMGFSLLLGNSIIIDLLGIAVGHIYYFLEDVFPNQPGGKKLLLTPGFLKLVFDTPEEDPNYNPLPEDQSANQPAADQDQNQQQQPPPQ, from the exons ATGATATTTTT GTACAGATATTGCCGAATGCTAGAGGAAGGTTCCTTTCGGGGAAGGACTGCGGACTTTGTCTTCATGTTTCTCTTCGGGGGATTTCTCATGACA CTCTTCGGCCTCTTTGCCAGCCTCTTCTTCCTGGGCCAGGCTTTCACCATCATGCTGGTGTACGTGTGGAGCCGCAGGAACCCTTACATCCGCATGAACTTCTTTGGGCTTCTTAACTTCCAggcccccttcctgccctgggTTCTGATGGGATTCTCTCTGCTGCTGGGCAATTCCATCATCATTGATTTGTTGG GAATTGCAGTGGGTCACATTTATTACTTCCTTGAAGATGTTTTTCCCAACCAGCCCGGAGGGAAGAAGTTGCTGCTCACTCCAGGCTTCCT GAAGCTGGTATTTGACACTCCTGAAGAGGATCCCAACTACAACCCCCTTCCTGAGGATCAGTCAGCGAACCAGCCAGCTGCTGACCAAGACCAGAACCAGCAGCAGCAACCGCCACCTCAATAG
- the DERL3 gene encoding derlin-3 isoform X1: MAYQGFTQEYLGIPAVTRAYTTACVLTTAAVQLEFITPFQLYFNPDLIFRKFQIWRLITNFLFFGPLGFSFFFNMIFLYRYCRMLEEGSFRGRTADFVFMFLFGGFLMTLFGLFASLFFLGQAFTIMLVYVWSRRNPYIRMNFFGLLNFQAPFLPWVLMGFSLLLGNSIIIDLLGIAVGHIYYFLEDVFPNQPGGKKLLLTPGFLKLVFDTPEEDPNYNPLPEDQSANQPAADQDQNQQQQPPPQ; encoded by the exons ATGGCCTATCAGGGCTTCACGCAGGAGTACCTGGGGATCCCGGCCGTGACGCGGGCCTACACCACCGCCTGCGTGCTCACCACCGCCGCCGTG CAATTAGAATTCATCACCCCTTTCCAGCTGTATTTCAACccagatctgattttcagaaagttccaG ATCTGGAGGCTGATCACCAACTTCCTCTTTTTTGGGCCCTTGGGATTCAGTTTCTTTTTCAACATGATATTTTT GTACAGATATTGCCGAATGCTAGAGGAAGGTTCCTTTCGGGGAAGGACTGCGGACTTTGTCTTCATGTTTCTCTTCGGGGGATTTCTCATGACA CTCTTCGGCCTCTTTGCCAGCCTCTTCTTCCTGGGCCAGGCTTTCACCATCATGCTGGTGTACGTGTGGAGCCGCAGGAACCCTTACATCCGCATGAACTTCTTTGGGCTTCTTAACTTCCAggcccccttcctgccctgggTTCTGATGGGATTCTCTCTGCTGCTGGGCAATTCCATCATCATTGATTTGTTGG GAATTGCAGTGGGTCACATTTATTACTTCCTTGAAGATGTTTTTCCCAACCAGCCCGGAGGGAAGAAGTTGCTGCTCACTCCAGGCTTCCT GAAGCTGGTATTTGACACTCCTGAAGAGGATCCCAACTACAACCCCCTTCCTGAGGATCAGTCAGCGAACCAGCCAGCTGCTGACCAAGACCAGAACCAGCAGCAGCAACCGCCACCTCAATAG
- the SMARCB1 gene encoding SWI/SNF-related matrix-associated actin-dependent regulator of chromatin subfamily B member 1 codes for MMMMALSKTFGQKPVKFQLEEDGEFYMIGSEVGNYLRMFRGSLYKRYPSLWRRLATVEERKKIVASSHESQRSHSPRRYHGYTTLATSVTLLKASEVEEILDGNDEKYKAVSISTEPPTYLREQKAKRNNQWVPTLPNSSHHLDAVPCSTTINRNRMGRDKKRTFPLCFDDHDPAVIHENASQPEVLVPIRLDMEIDGQKLRDAFTWNMNEKLMTPEMFSEILCDDLDLNPLTFVPAIASAIRQQIESYPTDSILEDQSDQRVIIKLNIHVGNISLVDQFEWDMSEKENSPEKFALKLCSELGLGGEFVTTIAYSIRGQLSWHQKTYAFSENPLPTVEIAIRNTGDADQWCPLLETLTDAEMEKKIRDQDRNTRRMRRLANTAPAW; via the exons ATGATGATGATGGCGCTGAGCAAAACCTTCGGGCAGAAGCCCGTCAAGTTCCAGCTGGAGGAGGACGGCGAGTTCTACATGATCGGGTCCGAG GTGGGGAACTACCTACGTATGTTTCGTGGCTCCCTGTACAAGAGGTATCCCTCCCTCTGGAGGCGACTAGCCACAGtagaagagaggaagaaaatagtTGCATCTTCGCATG AGTCTCAGCGGAGTCACAGCCCCAGAAGAT ATCACGGTTATACGACACTAGCCACTAGTGTGACTCTCTTGAAAGCCTCTGAAGTGGAAGAGATCTTGGATGGAAATGATGAGAAATACAAGGCAGTGTCTATCAGCACAGAGCCTCCCACCTACCTCAG AGAGCAGAAGGCAAAAAGGAATAACCAGTGGGTGCCAACCCTACCCAACAGCTCTCATCACCTTGATGCTGTGCCATGCTCAACAACCATCAACAGAAACCGCATGGGCAGGGATAAGAAGAGAACCTTCCCACTCTG CTTTGATGACCATGACCCAGCAGTAATCCATGAGAATGCATCCCAGCCAGAGGTTCTGGTTCCAATCCGATTGGACATGGAAATCGATGGGCAGAAACTCAGAGATGCTTTTACGTGGAACATGAATG AAAAACTAATGACCCCAGAAATGTTCTCAGAGATTCTCTGTGATGACCTGGATTTGAATCCTCTGACCTTTGTCCCTGCCATCGCCTCTGCAATTCGACAACAGATTGAGTCTTATCCGACTGACAGTATCCTAGAGGACCAGTCAGATCAACGAGTTATTATTAAG CTAAATATCCACGTGGGGAACATTTCCCTGGTAGACCAGTTTGAATGGGACATGTCGGAGAAGGAGAACTCCCCGGAGAAGTTTGCACTGAAGCTGTGTTCAGAGCTTGGGCTGGGTGGGGAATTTGTCACCACCATCGCTTACAGCATTCGGGGACAGCTGAGCTGGCATCAGAAGACTTATGCCTTCAG TGAGAACCCTCTGCCAACCGTAGAGATCGCCATTCGCAACACAGGTGATGCTGACCAGTGGTGCCCTCTGCTCGAAACCCTAACGGACGCGGAGATGGAGAAGAAGATCAGAGACCAAGACAGAAACACAAG GCGCATGAGACGTTTGGCCAACACTGCTCCAGCCTGGTAA